The Prinia subflava isolate CZ2003 ecotype Zambia chromosome 2, Cam_Psub_1.2, whole genome shotgun sequence genomic sequence CACCAGCACTTTGCCCAGCGGCCTGGCCGTCCTGACCACCTTCCCAGATGTGCTCTTCATTCCTGAAATCGTGAGTGCTGCCTTTTCCCCTGGGGAGGGCCGCGGGTCGGGCACTCGTTATGGGCTATGCTGCGGGTGCCTGAGGGGTGACACTTGTCCCCAGACACgccagctccctgagctgccagcagctgggggcaGGTCATTCTTGGGGAAAACCACAGGGCCTGAGGCTCTGAAGTTCTCCTTTAGTCTGCAGTGGGATTTTTCGGGTGCCTTTGAAAAACCCCGTAACTTTCTGCCACAAACACGCGGCAGGGTTGCCGGTGGGTTTAAAGTAGCTCTCCCAATGGAGCTGGTTAATTACCGGGAGGGTGATTTTAGCGGCTCGCACAGGCAGAGGATGAGCTGCTGCCGTGGAGCTGAGGGATTCGCTGGCAGAGCCGAGCAGAGCCCCGCCAGCCGAGGCTGTGCCGCTCCATCGGCGCTCCCGAGCCGCAGGTGCGCGGCTGCTGGGGCGTGCGGCCGAGCAAAGGGTGAGCAAACACCCGGTAACTTCTTTCCACATTGTGACTTCATTGAGCAGAGCCAGATCGTAATCTTAATGGGTTTGGGACGTGTGGTTAAAAGCATTTGCTGGGAGCGTTGGTTATAAGATACAAAGTCTCCACTTGAACCTTTTCCCGATGTCCTCTGCCCCACTCACGAAACGTGCTCTCCTCACGAGAGCTTGGGAGGCTTTTTTCCAGATTCTGAGTGCTTTGGTCCAGCACTGAAAGTTTTGGCTGAGTGTTATAGGACGGCATTCAGATTATTTAATGGTAAAAACCTCATCTTTGTCATCTGGTACCAAATCCTTTCCTGTCACCCGGCTTGGTCCACACTCCTGGTATTTACAGCACTTCCTTGGTTCTCCCGGTGAGAACAATGCAGCAAGAAGGATGTAGAGAGAGGCTTTGCTTCAGaggtgccctgcagagctggcctCTGCCTGAGAGccagctccagctttcctgcagcTATGGGAGGGAGGATTGTTGGATATTAATATTTCCAAGTAATGGGATGGGACTGCTGGGAGATGTTCCTCGAGCTTTCATTGCAACATCACCCTCATTGCAGGGTGAGACAATTGAAAGATGGCAACAGCCCCCATCTTGCCACAGCAGCCAGAATTCTCTGTGTTATAAGGCTGCCCATAGCAAATTGTTAAGAGTTTACAGGCATATTATTAAACTTTTCTATTATCTTgcttaacatatttttcttttgctaagGCCCAACTCTACACAGCACAAAACCACAGCCTCATTGTTCCATGTTCTCATTCTGGTATCTCTTTAACTTTAGGCCTacccctgcactgctctgagagttttctgcttttcctagTTCCCACAGAGGATGCTAAGTGCCTCTGGAGGTTGTGGCTGGGCAGACACTTGCcagccacccctgccactgAGCTGTGCTAGTCCTGGTGCTGAGCCTGCCTTTGGCCTCAGCCAGCTTGTTCCCCTTGAACTGTTTGTTTGTAATCCCTGTCTCCAGGGGATTTGGCAGGGCAGCTTGCTGGAATGAGCACCCTATCTTTTGGTTTGGGTAAGGTCTGGAAATGTGCATCCTGAAGGCCCAGGAACCACCCAGGAAGGAGGAATGCAGCATGACTGGATTTCTCCATCTCCCGGAAGactctgggctgtgcagctgtgTGACCTCTGCTGTGTACAAAGGAGGTGGCTGCCTTGAATCACAGCATTCTGAGGGATAAAGAGTTTCTCATTCCTTAGTGGAATCTCAGGTTGCCTACCAAGAtgctaacaaaacaaaacaatataaaaTTGGGATTTTAAATACTAAGACAGTTGTGAAACTTTCAGAAGATCCTACCTACAGATCAGATAGTTGCTACATTTGCATGGGCTGATTAAGAGCtactatttttaatttgtgagGCTGAGTTTAATTCTTCTAATCTATTTAATTTGAAGAACTTTCTGCACATATGGATACCCAGACCTATGTGGGAAAGCTGAAACAAGCTGAAAGCAGGCATGTTTGCTTTGTAAAAGCTATTTAAAGACAAATTTTTTCTTAGACTGCTGTCCACATCCTGCTGTCAGTTATTGAAAGCCTCTCAATCCTTCCTTGCTTTTTATGAGTCTTCTCCATAAAACCAAAGTCAATAATCAAACCAGGTCAAACAGACTTTTCTGAGTGAGTAATCATGgcctgcaggaaggagagatGGTGAGAGATAGGAATTGAGCTGTGGTGCTTCTTGCCCCACCTCATATCTCATCATGATTCGTGCTTGATTTTAATGGAGCAGCCATAACGctttttcccaggattttcaGCTGCAACTCACTCGTTTTGTCAGCACATGAGTGATTAAAAGGACTGCATTAGTGTTCAAGTGTCAGCCTTTGGTTGTTACAAGAGGGAccagaacagcagcattttggaaGACCCATTTTCACTCAGGTCTTTGCCACATCTCAGCCATATAATTGATGTAATGTGCATGGCATCAAGGAACTTGCCAACAACTGTGGGGTGACACAAATGTAACATTTTCTGAGTAATCATAAATCATAAAACTTCCTTTCCACCTGCAAAATGCCTAGAAGGAAATGGAGATGccatggaaatggaaatgagtATGAGTTGGCACTTGGGACATTTCAGTGCCAAGGCACCACCTGCACTCCAGACATTCCACAGCACTGAGCATCATGCTCCCATCCTCTTGTACAGGAGTCTGCTGGTGAAGGGATGGAGCCTAGAcacagctgtccctgtgcaCCACCCGAAAACCCATGGCAAACTCCCAAGGCTGGCTGAGAATGTCCCACCTGCTCCCACACCAGCAGCTAAGACCAGGCACAGCTGTGGTGTAGCCAGGGAAGGATGACCcaaagagctggagcagcaatACAAGCTTCCTTTCCCAAGCAGGAGCCTCGGGCTCCTTTCCCCTAGCCAGAGAGTGAAACCTCTCCTCAGCCTGTTCTCTCCTTTCAGAGTGATATTTGCATGTGGCCTTGGTGAGGGCAGctgtctgtgctctgtgtggAGGTGGGCTGGGTTTGAcactgctcctggcagggatcTGACACGCTGGGTGTGAGGCAAACACCCCAGTCCTGAGTCAGTCTCCCTGCTCATTAAACCAGCCCTCAGGAGGGCCTGGGCCAGCCTCCTGAGCACACTGCTGTAGGCAGGGTGTGAGTGGCACTGGCACCAGGAGCCAGGGCAACAGGGAGGAATTTTTGTGGGTCATGCTCAGTGGCAGATGCTCCCAGCTAAATGCCCAGTTTCAAGTGGAGGCTGAGAAGAACTCAGGGGCTGTTGCCATGTGCGGTGCCAGAGGCGCGCATGGCTTTGGCTCTGCTCCGGACAAGCCGTTTTATCCCATGCTCACCCTGTCCCCCACTTTGACTTGCAGATCTTTGGGGGCCTTGTGTGGATCCTGGTGGCATCCTCGAAGGTCCCAAACCCcatgctgcagggctgggtgatgTTTGTCTCCGTGTTCTGCTTCGTCATGTCCatctccctgctgtgcctctACTTCTGCGGGGCtcacggcggcggcggcagctgGGTCACCTTGGTACGTGCCTGTGACAGCCCAGGgcctccctgcctggctgtgccctgcagagcagggtgctgctgctgcactcctagctgcagcctgggggtggctgcaggggcagcgtGACCCTCTCGGAGGTTCTGACAgttctggcttctttttctctgccaaGGCTGGGATTAATACACGGGAAATGCAGGTTTCATGTTCGGATTTGGATGTTCATTATTTGTCTATTTACAGACTCACTAACTAGCAAGTTGGAGAAATGAGGTAAAATGGCTTACCTCTCTCTCTCTACAAGGTCTTTTCAAAGACAATctgtccaattatgaaatgcCACCTGAGTTATTTTCACTTTAAACCCAATAACTGACTGCTTGAAGTCTGCAATGCGGACTCCATCAGCCAATTACAGAAAACAGCCCAAACcaatgaagaagaaggaagaagaaggtgaaaaagaaggacttaGGATCCTCCTCCATCCTGCCCCACACacattactatatactaaaCCCCCAAATTCTGTTTCTAGAGCTCCAACAGGAGGTGACTGTGTGATCCTTGTTCCTTAGGACGTCATCTGCCAGGAGACAGCAGCGCTGTTCTACCTCAGCGCCGCGGTGCTGGAAGCCTACGCGACCTACCGTCTTGGCAAGCTGACCCCGGACCAGCTGTACAGGGAGAACATTGCTGCCGTGGTGAGTGCCTGCCACGAGGGCAAGGAAACAACAGCACTTGCCTCTGGAGTGGCCTCAAGTGCAAATCTGGCGAGGGGGGGAGAAAGCAGTCGCAGTCTCACCCGTGCAGGGACGTCCCCAGACGCGTGGCATGGCCCCAGGCGTGTGCTCGGTGCTGGAGCAGTGCCGTGTGACAGCAAACTGACAGGCTGGTGTGTTTTCCCCTCACAGGTGTTCGCATTCGTGGCCACCCTGCTTTATGTGATCCACAAGGTGTTCTCGCTCCTGCGGTGGAAATCGTCCTGAGagcctgagcagccccaggaacaACGGCTGCCATCTCCAGGCTGGCTTTgggtttccttttttaatgtaTAGCCTATAAACAAGCAGCTTTTTATGTGGGGTTTTGGTGATGAAGACAGGGAGCCTGCCAGAGAAAGGAATATCCTCACACACTCTGTTTCCCTTCAGTATCTTTCAGGCTGGGTCCAGTTTGATGCTGGGgccaaaataataataataaaaaagccatCCAGCTTTAAAGAACATAGTATAGTTGGGTTCAAAGGGCTAAAATACCCCTGGACTGCAGTTTTATGTGTCCAGGGTTGTTACTGGTATCAGGGGAAATGTGAACAAGCACCGAGGAGCACAAGTGTGGAACTGTGTCATTTTAATTGCTGTGTGCCCATTTAAGTCTGTTTCCCCTCCTAAAACTGCTGCACAAATTCATATTTTCATGCAGTTCCTGAAAATGCCCTCTCAGACTTGTGCTGAGCAATGGGGACAATATTTAACTTGGCTCAGGAGCAAGGTGGATGGCTACAGCTCCTGAAGGGTGCTGCTCAATTCTGAGCACGCCAGGAATTACCACTGCCTTTGATCCCCCTACAAAGCTGGAAGGGGCCCAGCAGGCTGTAGGAGAATTCTCTGGGTGGTCAGACTCAACTGCTGCTTTTGGTGAATGGCTGCTCTCTCACACACTGCCACGGTGTCACTAATAAAGATGGGTTTGCTGTGATTTTGAGAACGGGCGAGTCCttgctgctccttttccctttgctgcatgcaggcacagccccaggagctctgcACCCTGACAGGACAGTGCCACCACGGGGTTTGGGTGAGTGCCTTTGTGGAGCTCTGTTGCCAGCTGGGCTTAAACCATGACAATGAATTAACTGACATGGGGTTCAGACCCAGAGAGGGATGTTTTCAACAAGTTAGAGGTGCCTAAAAAACAGCGGTGTCAAATTCTCTCTTCTAGTTTGTGGAGCAAAAAATGCTTCCATTTTAAGCCTGAAGTTTCTGGATAACAAGGACTAGAGGAAGAGGGAAATAAAACTTGACTTGGAGGCTCCTCTGTTGCTTCATATCCAGGCAAACTTTTGACCTGTCACCATGGGTTTGGTTTGAAGATTTTTAATTGCAAACTAAGGAAaacatttgtgggtttttttcctcgCTGAAAACCAGCCTGACTTGTTTTGCTTGTGTTATTGTGACAACAGGGAACTGGTTACTAGAGAGGTGGGAAGAGAAATCCCTTttctgagcagggagggaactCAAAGCCACTTTGGACAATGGCACATGGCTCTGCAGTCCAACATCCACCCGCTGAAACTAGCTGAGATGAATTTCATCATGCCATCATCAAggggtgtgtgtgggggtgTTGCTGCCCAGGTTCTATTAACGCCCCTGAATGTGACATTGGAACACAAAGATGCCTTTCTGCTGGGATGTGTTTACAAAGAGATCTGCAGCCCTACCCTGGGCCTTGGGATGAGCTGTCTCTGTTCCTCCTGCACCCTCCattgctgcctgtcccctcacatccctgtccctgtgccttgTGGCCATCACATTTACAGCCCACGTCTTGGCACGGCCCCAGTCTCATTCCTCCTGCCTTGCTTTGCCCTTTGCTTTCCCCTTGCCCACCCAGTTCACACCAGTCTGTACCAGTCCCCCTCCACGTCCTTCTGTCCCCAGGCTGTTTGCCGAGTGCCTCCCCCACAGCACCCGcccaggggagggctgggcacatggaaggaaggaatgaaCTCCTCGGGAATGG encodes the following:
- the MAL gene encoding myelin and lymphocyte protein → MSSSTSTSTLPSGLAVLTTFPDVLFIPEIIFGGLVWILVASSKVPNPMLQGWVMFVSVFCFVMSISLLCLYFCGAHGGGGSWVTLDVICQETAALFYLSAAVLEAYATYRLGKLTPDQLYRENIAAVVFAFVATLLYVIHKVFSLLRWKSS